A single region of the Phaeodactylum tricornutum CCAP 1055/1 PHATR_bd_37x35 genomic scaffold, whole genome shotgun sequence genome encodes:
- a CDS encoding predicted protein, translating to MNQDGTSKGRPRRACKPLGLRSDVEIPGASREKGQKRKSRDDTRASLQESPSTHRQNKCQLKVNRAGTTKASNVELGLSKHRSRVSEKMDELDFDFGDSDGPENRLVRRNQSKATATATAKIITTKSVPGKKKSTASKALSKTRKAVLRSR from the coding sequence ATGAATCAAGACGGCACCAGTAAaggtcgtcctcgtcgtgCTTGCAAACCTTTGGGACTTCGATCCGATGTCGAGATACCCGGAGCTTCACGCGAAAAAGGACAAAAGCGAAAATCGCGCGATGACACTAGGGCTAGTCTTCAGGAAAGTCCGTCGACGCACCGACAAAATAAATGCCAGCTGAAGGTCAACCGCGCTGGCACGACCAAAGCCAGCAACGTCGAACTGGGGCTTTCCAAGCACCGAAGCCGTGTATCTGAAAAAATGGACGAGCTAGACTTTGATTTTGGCGACAGCGACGGACCGGAAAATAGATTGGTGAGAAGGAATCAGTCAAAAgcgacagcgacagcgacCGCCAAAATAATCACGACAAAATCAGTGCCAGGCAAGAAGAAGTCGACAGCCTCCAAGGCTCTTTCaaag